From Selenomonas sp. AB3002, one genomic window encodes:
- a CDS encoding M48 family metalloprotease gives MEKGDYALKADSLPFLWSINDSNDFNAACYPTNYISINRALVRGLQCDRDELAAVLAHEMTHGLRQHSAHNYAKAVASTMAWPSSIWMQALWTGTSSTRW, from the coding sequence GTGGAGAAGGGGGATTATGCCCTGAAGGCCGATTCCCTGCCTTTCCTGTGGAGCATCAATGACAGCAATGACTTCAATGCTGCCTGCTATCCCACCAATTACATCAGCATCAACCGGGCCTTGGTGCGGGGGCTCCAGTGCGACAGGGATGAGCTGGCGGCGGTGCTGGCCCATGAGATGACTCACGGCCTCAGGCAGCACAGCGCCCACAATTATGCCAAGGCGGTGGCCAGTACTATGGCATGGCCTTCCTCAATATGGATGCAGGCCTTATGGACTGGAACAAGCTCAACGCGCTGGTGA